A window from Candidatus Neomarinimicrobiota bacterium encodes these proteins:
- a CDS encoding T9SS type A sorting domain-containing protein, translating into MSIKKGIVLFVAVLFSAQFVHAQWQVYNCNVLPENFTKYDSTFHEDQTSSNLENGTADLLTLEEHPDEAGNMIIRVDSENSGDSEMWEFPWVEDPSEDGATLVFRAKGVDGGTRVHDLYVGNGVARERLTGRLNGDMEWNKSDVDTDTTFSNNYDIFEWHTFTITISPNNQFKLYIDDNPDHVLLSLGGDSEEYNGWKFGDGGSDHYRTLYDWFAWRTDGEYPPAEGREIPTGIEDEIANTPAEFTLAQNYPNPFNPETRISYTLQKETPTSIKVYDSNGKLVETLVNERKSAGTHTVEFNGAGLPSGIYFYTLSAGQLTQTKKMILLK; encoded by the coding sequence ATGAGCATCAAGAAAGGTATAGTTCTATTTGTGGCGGTACTGTTCAGCGCGCAGTTCGTCCATGCACAGTGGCAAGTGTATAATTGTAATGTGCTGCCGGAAAATTTTACTAAGTACGACAGTACCTTCCATGAGGATCAAACTTCAAGCAATCTGGAGAATGGAACTGCGGACCTGTTAACACTTGAAGAACATCCGGATGAAGCGGGAAATATGATAATTCGGGTTGATTCGGAAAACAGTGGCGACAGCGAAATGTGGGAGTTCCCATGGGTTGAAGATCCGAGCGAAGATGGCGCCACACTGGTCTTCCGCGCAAAAGGAGTCGATGGTGGAACAAGAGTCCACGATCTCTATGTTGGAAATGGTGTCGCAAGAGAGCGCCTTACCGGTAGGCTCAATGGGGATATGGAATGGAATAAATCTGATGTTGACACAGATACCACATTCTCGAATAATTACGATATTTTCGAGTGGCACACATTCACAATCACCATTTCGCCCAATAACCAGTTTAAACTGTACATCGATGATAATCCTGACCATGTACTCCTCTCTCTGGGTGGCGACTCTGAAGAGTACAACGGCTGGAAATTCGGGGATGGCGGTTCGGACCATTACCGGACTCTCTATGATTGGTTCGCCTGGAGGACTGATGGCGAATATCCTCCCGCGGAAGGCAGAGAGATCCCCACAGGGATAGAGGACGAGATTGCTAACACACCTGCGGAATTTACGCTGGCCCAGAATTATCCCAATCCGTTCAATCCCGAAACGCGTATCTCGTACACACTCCAAAAGGAGACGCCGACCAGCATCAAGGTTTATGATTCCAATGGTAAACTGGTTGAAACGCTGGTGAACGAGAGAAAGTCAGCGGGAACGCACACTGTGGAGTTTAATGGTGCCGGATTGCCGTCTGGTATCTATTTCTATACGTTATCAGCGGGGCAGTTGACGCAGACCAAAAAGATGATACTGCTGAAATAA
- a CDS encoding PorV/PorQ family protein: MTFLQVGMSPRATSLGDAYTAVGTGAEAIFYNPAAITEFDGSIQAYVTNTRFIADINHIAGALAFQLGTAGTVGLSMQSVDYGEIIHTSILSESNFQANPQGYIEHGLVENVGAYAFGVTYARQVTNKFSMGGNVRYVGQNLGTAQPTDTTSLEFGKEKFVYDMGVKFNTGFKSFKFGMSMRNFATAVQFQEISNQLPLNFSLGGSMNLMDFVDESIANHSALLSVEFSHPNNYAERTMVGLEYTFMDLFSVRTGYRSNFDIGGFSAGFGISPEISGKRITIDYSYSQTIDYFEPVTRIALSANL, translated from the coding sequence ATGACCTTCTTACAGGTCGGGATGTCTCCCCGCGCTACCAGTCTGGGTGATGCATATACTGCAGTGGGGACTGGCGCAGAAGCGATCTTCTATAATCCAGCCGCAATCACTGAGTTTGACGGTAGTATTCAGGCGTACGTGACCAATACGCGGTTTATTGCGGATATTAACCATATAGCCGGCGCCCTGGCGTTTCAGCTAGGTACAGCCGGTACGGTGGGACTAAGTATGCAGAGCGTCGACTACGGTGAGATTATCCATACCTCTATCCTCTCGGAATCAAATTTCCAGGCGAATCCGCAGGGTTATATTGAACACGGATTGGTGGAGAATGTTGGGGCCTATGCCTTTGGCGTGACCTATGCCCGGCAGGTCACGAATAAGTTTTCCATGGGAGGAAATGTCCGGTATGTTGGACAAAACCTGGGCACCGCCCAGCCGACAGATACCACTAGCCTTGAGTTCGGCAAAGAAAAATTCGTGTACGATATGGGCGTCAAATTCAATACCGGGTTTAAGAGCTTCAAGTTTGGGATGTCCATGCGGAATTTTGCAACTGCCGTTCAGTTCCAGGAGATTTCAAACCAGCTGCCGCTCAACTTTAGTTTGGGTGGGAGTATGAACTTGATGGATTTTGTGGATGAATCCATTGCAAACCATTCCGCGCTGTTGAGTGTCGAGTTTTCGCACCCAAACAACTATGCAGAACGAACCATGGTCGGTTTAGAGTATACCTTCATGGATCTCTTTTCGGTGCGGACTGGCTATCGGAGTAATTTTGATATCGGCGGATTCAGCGCCGGGTTCGGCATCTCGCCCGAAATTTCCGGGAAGAGAATTACCATCGATTATTCCTACTCCCAGACAATTGACTACTTTGAGCCGGTCACCCGTATCGCGCTGAGTGCAAACTTATAG
- a CDS encoding TonB-dependent receptor yields the protein MKLLRLVFILFVGTVVFSTTYAQSTGRVAGKITDAETGEPIIGANVTISLDDGRTIGAATDTKGDYTILNVPIGSHDVKVTYIGYATVVKENVQVETDRIARVNFQLQTRAIAGEQVVVQADRDVLNKQVSSSQSISSAAEISEAAGVTTVEDFLSTQAGITGQENLNIRGGSAEQTGTIVNGLTFTNARVGKAQASIPTSAIQEVSVSPGGMDARYGNFRSGLINITTKSGTPDAFHGGIKIDYTPAQQKRFGKSLYHPYNNLLRPYFDPNVAFYWDEDLSSGGSVAKWLDDPMKRETYPQFYGYRLYKQIYNASVPEEEQVSEMDLYLWTAWMHMVEPKWDDLKSYADTTADFAFDIISEEEMASLTAAERDTNHSITRAQQKAIADHAARQREGAVPDYNIDFGFGGPVPVIGKALGGATFYFSHQTNNSAYVEPASRDAQLDHTSLLTLKSNITENMTLQLNGLYKLSKGALPTMPSNGSIPQLLEQGSGDADEAGGGGLMNENNLELIYDRGPDYYYHPTFWQPKDISYFMAGAKLNTVVNEKSYWDLTLNYAYQKDDVDFKVTRDPSMVTNFGPILINEMPFGRTPHQSDTVYTADGSDFYVHGPFGKPGGSAAITGSRRFQSKTGQYHENSVTQQFKGEFAYNNQVTNHHFLQTGMSMDYYDLNNDLWNYWKDHDTDYSLLFHRQPYQIGGYIQDQINFEEISAKVGMRADYYNSGGDVWPTGDRFNEFGAELKELGLDIPVAYLPGPEGDSDAMRYDILSSGRNITWERWREIDRYYEMSRDEMKNELPGVAPGTIDSLYDAFGGEENIDFLEPTKNYLVFSPRVGVSFPVTDRSKFYFNYGHYRATPPLSAMYMYTYRLSKGQGLNFIGNPNLEPPRTISYELGVAYNLLDQYLINLSGYYKDITGQETTIEYVGDASYDGWANNQYQDIQGVEVDIRKNVGDYLTGWANFRLLFQRTGYTGRTTWYQDDQLNQQPDDIYYQAEESQSNPQPSFRSNVTFHVPDNFGPAGPARLLLAGWDISGLFTWEQGDYFTWNPENLRNVNNNLQWPDYYMFDMRISKVFNVAGSRLRFYANVENLFNLKVNWMQRGWAFRSDSDRENYFNSLHLPIYDSPEYPEDTYTAGNDKPGDLRSEDKPYINDPNNALWLYGQPRTVHFGIDFSF from the coding sequence ATCATTGGTGCGAATGTCACCATATCTCTGGATGACGGCAGAACCATTGGTGCGGCAACGGACACTAAGGGTGATTATACAATTCTTAATGTGCCAATCGGATCTCATGATGTGAAGGTGACCTATATCGGGTATGCGACCGTAGTAAAGGAAAACGTCCAGGTGGAAACAGATCGGATTGCTCGGGTCAATTTCCAGTTGCAGACAAGAGCGATTGCCGGCGAGCAGGTTGTTGTGCAAGCCGATCGCGACGTTTTGAATAAGCAGGTTTCCAGCAGTCAGTCGATTTCCTCCGCCGCAGAAATTTCGGAAGCGGCTGGTGTCACTACTGTTGAGGATTTTCTTTCGACCCAGGCCGGCATTACCGGACAGGAGAACCTGAATATCCGTGGCGGCAGTGCTGAACAGACAGGGACCATTGTCAATGGACTGACCTTTACCAATGCCCGAGTAGGTAAGGCGCAGGCGAGTATTCCGACGAGCGCAATCCAGGAAGTGAGCGTTTCGCCTGGTGGTATGGACGCACGCTACGGTAATTTCCGGTCGGGTCTCATCAACATTACGACAAAGAGTGGAACCCCCGATGCGTTCCATGGGGGCATAAAAATTGATTACACGCCAGCCCAGCAGAAGCGTTTCGGGAAGTCACTGTATCATCCATACAATAATTTGTTACGACCGTATTTTGATCCCAATGTGGCTTTTTATTGGGATGAAGACCTCAGTTCCGGTGGTTCCGTAGCAAAATGGCTTGACGATCCGATGAAGAGAGAGACGTATCCGCAGTTTTACGGTTACCGGCTGTACAAGCAGATATATAACGCATCCGTTCCGGAAGAGGAGCAGGTGAGTGAGATGGACTTGTATCTGTGGACTGCCTGGATGCATATGGTGGAGCCGAAATGGGACGATCTGAAGAGTTATGCCGATACAACGGCCGACTTTGCATTTGATATTATTTCCGAAGAAGAAATGGCCAGTTTGACTGCGGCAGAACGGGATACGAATCACTCTATTACCCGGGCGCAGCAAAAAGCGATCGCCGACCATGCCGCACGGCAGCGGGAAGGCGCTGTGCCGGACTATAATATCGACTTTGGGTTCGGTGGTCCGGTGCCTGTGATCGGTAAGGCGCTCGGTGGCGCAACGTTTTATTTTTCTCACCAGACGAACAATTCGGCATATGTTGAGCCGGCATCACGGGATGCTCAGCTCGATCATACTTCTCTGCTGACACTGAAATCGAACATTACAGAGAATATGACGCTCCAGCTGAACGGCTTGTATAAGCTCTCCAAAGGGGCGCTACCGACCATGCCGAGTAACGGTTCCATACCGCAGCTGCTCGAACAGGGATCAGGGGACGCTGACGAAGCAGGTGGTGGTGGCCTGATGAATGAGAATAATTTAGAACTGATTTACGATCGTGGCCCTGATTACTATTACCATCCCACATTCTGGCAGCCGAAAGATATTTCCTATTTCATGGCGGGCGCAAAATTGAATACCGTCGTCAATGAGAAAAGTTATTGGGACCTGACCTTGAATTATGCGTATCAGAAAGATGACGTGGATTTCAAGGTTACAAGGGATCCCAGCATGGTCACTAATTTCGGGCCGATTTTAATTAATGAAATGCCGTTTGGCCGGACACCGCACCAAAGCGATACGGTGTACACGGCAGATGGCTCGGACTTCTATGTCCATGGCCCCTTTGGTAAACCGGGCGGCTCTGCTGCGATTACCGGTTCCCGCAGGTTCCAAAGCAAAACCGGTCAGTACCACGAAAATTCCGTTACCCAGCAGTTCAAGGGAGAGTTTGCCTATAATAACCAGGTCACGAATCATCATTTCCTGCAAACGGGAATGAGCATGGATTATTATGATCTGAATAATGATCTCTGGAACTACTGGAAAGACCATGATACCGATTACAGCCTGTTATTTCACCGCCAGCCATACCAGATTGGCGGATATATCCAGGATCAGATTAACTTTGAAGAGATCTCGGCCAAGGTCGGTATGCGTGCAGACTACTATAATAGCGGTGGTGATGTCTGGCCGACCGGTGACCGGTTTAATGAATTCGGAGCCGAACTTAAGGAATTAGGTTTGGATATTCCCGTCGCTTATCTCCCGGGTCCCGAAGGTGATAGTGATGCCATGCGCTACGATATTCTGAGTAGTGGAAGGAATATCACCTGGGAGCGCTGGAGAGAAATCGATCGGTATTACGAGATGAGCCGGGACGAAATGAAAAACGAATTACCGGGTGTTGCCCCAGGTACAATTGACAGCCTGTATGATGCCTTTGGGGGAGAAGAAAACATCGATTTTCTGGAACCCACCAAAAATTATCTGGTATTCAGCCCAAGAGTGGGGGTCTCCTTTCCGGTGACAGATCGTTCCAAGTTCTACTTTAATTATGGACATTACCGGGCGACTCCACCCCTGTCTGCGATGTATATGTACACCTATAGGCTCAGTAAAGGACAGGGGCTCAATTTTATTGGGAATCCCAACCTTGAGCCACCCAGAACTATCTCCTACGAGTTGGGTGTTGCCTATAACCTGCTCGATCAGTACCTGATAAACCTGAGTGGGTATTACAAAGATATCACCGGACAGGAAACCACCATCGAATACGTCGGTGATGCTAGTTATGATGGCTGGGCGAACAACCAGTACCAGGACATCCAGGGCGTTGAAGTGGACATTCGCAAAAATGTCGGCGATTACCTGACCGGATGGGCCAATTTCCGGTTACTGTTCCAGCGGACCGGATATACCGGCCGAACAACCTGGTATCAGGATGACCAGCTGAACCAGCAGCCTGACGATATCTACTACCAGGCCGAAGAAAGTCAATCGAACCCGCAGCCGTCTTTCCGGTCGAACGTGACGTTCCATGTCCCGGATAATTTTGGTCCGGCAGGCCCGGCCCGACTGTTGCTTGCAGGATGGGATATCAGTGGCTTATTCACCTGGGAACAGGGTGACTATTTCACCTGGAATCCGGAAAACTTGCGTAACGTCAATAACAACCTGCAGTGGCCGGATTACTACATGTTTGACATGCGGATATCTAAGGTGTTTAACGTGGCTGGCTCCCGTCTCAGGTTTTATGCAAATGTAGAAAATCTCTTTAATCTGAAGGTGAACTGGATGCAGCGCGGATGGGCCTTTAGAAGCGATTCGGATAGGGAGAATTACTTTAATTCGCTCCATCTGCCTATCTATGATAGTCCGGAGTATCCGGAAGATACCTATACCGCGGGCAATGATAAGCCGGGTGATCTCAGATCAGAGGATAAACCGTACATTAACGATCCGAATAATGCCCTGTGGCTCTACGGACAACCGAGAACCGTCCATTTTGGCATTGACTTTAGCTTCTAG